In Aureibaculum algae, the following are encoded in one genomic region:
- a CDS encoding gluconate 2-dehydrogenase subunit 3 family protein translates to MNRRDAIKGLGLSLGYVVATPAIVSMLQGCKTEVDLWKPVFLSVNQGYVLRNLVDLILPTTNTSPGALDVNVPEFIDLYVSKTATAEGKEDYKNKIDALLDELGVLDKNPMILKPSDFENMLSKYLRSSSEQQSGFTDKEKTVFDALKGIRGRAVWAYRTSEEIGENVLAYDPVPGVQKGCISIEETKGKAWSL, encoded by the coding sequence ATGAATAGAAGAGATGCCATTAAAGGCTTAGGCTTATCATTAGGTTATGTGGTGGCTACACCAGCAATAGTAAGTATGCTTCAGGGGTGTAAAACAGAAGTGGATTTATGGAAACCTGTTTTTTTATCGGTAAACCAAGGTTATGTTTTACGAAATTTAGTTGATCTTATTTTACCGACAACAAACACGTCACCAGGAGCTCTAGATGTGAATGTGCCTGAATTTATTGATTTATACGTTTCAAAAACGGCAACAGCAGAAGGTAAAGAAGACTATAAAAATAAGATTGATGCACTATTAGATGAATTGGGTGTTTTGGATAAAAATCCTATGATTTTAAAGCCATCAGACTTTGAAAATATGTTGTCAAAATATTTACGAAGTTCTTCAGAACAACAAAGTGGATTTACGGATAAAGAAAAAACAGTTTTTGATGCTTTAAAGGGAATTCGTGGTAGAGCTGTATGGGCCTATAGGACAAGTGAAGAAATTGGAGAAAATGTATTGGCGTATGACCCTGTTCCTGGCGTTCAAAAAGGATGTATATCAATAGAAGAAACCAAAGGTAAAGCGTGGTCCTTGTAA
- a CDS encoding GMC oxidoreductase: MIKEDYDAIVIGTGISGGWAAKELCEGGLKTLVLERGRMITHVEDYPTMNDDPWDMELRGSTTPEERKRQEKQGRTGYTTKAESKHWFVDDVKHPYNETKRFDWMRGYHVGGRSITWGRQSYRLSDLDFTANVKDGHGVDWPIRYSDLSPWYDYVERYIGVSGENLGLSQLPDGIFSPPMELNCVEEEFKEKIAGNYKDRLLTIGRVAHITGDHSHDGRTNCQFRNRCIRGCPYGGYFSSNASTLPAADITGNMTLRPNSIVHEIIYDHQRKKAIGVKVIDADTKETHVFKADIIFCCASAIASASILMQSKSDRFPNGLGNDSGELGHNIMDHHLGVGARATVAGYEDKYYKGRRPNGIYIPRFRNLGDKNTKRKDFLRGYGYQGGGGRYGIAEHVAELGYGAEYKEAMLKPGEWKMSLGGFGECLPYHDNKMTLDYEKLDDWGLPTITFDAEWKENELTMREDMKQQAAEMLEKAGFKDVSTFDSRHAPGIGIHEMGTARMGRDPKTSVLNANNQIHTVPNVYVTDGACMTSAGCQNPSLTYMAITARAAQHAVKQFKSKKA; the protein is encoded by the coding sequence ATGATAAAAGAAGATTATGATGCTATTGTAATAGGAACAGGAATTAGTGGTGGATGGGCCGCCAAAGAATTATGTGAAGGCGGGTTAAAGACATTGGTATTGGAACGAGGAAGAATGATTACTCATGTTGAAGATTATCCAACGATGAATGATGATCCTTGGGATATGGAGCTTCGCGGAAGTACAACACCTGAAGAGCGAAAAAGACAAGAAAAGCAAGGGAGAACAGGATATACTACAAAAGCGGAAAGTAAACATTGGTTTGTCGATGATGTGAAGCATCCTTATAATGAAACAAAACGATTCGATTGGATGCGGGGCTATCATGTTGGTGGACGTTCTATTACTTGGGGACGTCAGAGTTATCGATTAAGTGATTTAGATTTTACAGCGAATGTAAAAGATGGACATGGTGTAGACTGGCCCATACGTTATAGTGATCTCTCACCATGGTATGATTATGTGGAACGCTATATTGGAGTAAGTGGCGAGAATCTTGGGCTTTCACAATTGCCAGATGGAATTTTTAGTCCCCCAATGGAATTGAATTGTGTAGAGGAAGAGTTTAAGGAAAAAATTGCAGGAAATTATAAAGATAGACTTCTAACTATTGGGCGAGTTGCCCATATTACTGGTGATCATTCGCACGACGGAAGGACCAATTGTCAATTTAGAAACAGATGTATTAGAGGTTGTCCTTATGGAGGTTACTTTAGTAGTAATGCTTCAACGTTACCTGCCGCAGATATAACGGGTAATATGACGCTAAGACCGAATTCTATTGTCCATGAAATTATATATGATCATCAGAGAAAAAAAGCTATAGGTGTCAAAGTTATTGATGCTGATACTAAAGAGACACATGTTTTTAAAGCGGATATTATTTTTTGTTGTGCTTCGGCTATTGCTTCGGCATCTATCTTAATGCAGTCGAAATCCGACCGTTTTCCAAATGGATTAGGTAATGATTCGGGTGAGTTAGGTCATAATATTATGGATCATCATTTAGGAGTAGGGGCTCGTGCAACTGTAGCGGGTTATGAAGATAAATATTATAAAGGAAGAAGACCCAATGGAATTTACATTCCGAGATTTAGAAATTTAGGAGATAAAAATACAAAAAGAAAAGATTTTTTAAGAGGATATGGTTATCAAGGTGGTGGTGGTAGATATGGAATTGCAGAACATGTGGCAGAATTGGGTTATGGAGCAGAATACAAGGAAGCGATGTTAAAACCCGGAGAATGGAAAATGAGCTTAGGCGGATTTGGGGAATGCTTGCCTTATCATGATAATAAAATGACATTAGATTATGAAAAGTTAGACGATTGGGGGTTGCCAACGATTACTTTTGATGCGGAATGGAAGGAGAATGAATTGACCATGCGTGAAGACATGAAACAGCAGGCCGCAGAAATGCTCGAGAAAGCGGGGTTTAAAGATGTCAGTACGTTTGATTCAAGACATGCTCCCGGTATAGGTATTCACGAAATGGGTACGGCTAGAATGGGGAGAGATCCAAAAACATCGGTACTTAATGCTAATAATCAAATCCATACAGTACCCAATGTCTATGTTACAGACGGTGCATGTATGACATCTGCGGGCTGCCAAAATCCGTCGTTAACTTATATGGCAATAACAGCGAGAGCGGCTCAACATGCAGTAAAACAATTCAAATCGAAAAAAGCTTAA
- a CDS encoding sugar phosphate isomerase/epimerase family protein yields MNKNLFFALTALFLITTSITSCKKASPTSENQEEPTQVKEPGPFFKISLAQWSLNKAIRNEKTLDPMDFAQKAKELGFEGIEYVTQLYNEQLKTMGMEALQDSLKAKSTTYGVQNVLIMVDGEGNLASSNEKERNEAIENHKKWVDAAAFLGCHSVRVNLSGATEKEAWIEASVKGLGDLAKYGASKNINVIVENHGGLSSNADLLSEVMTKINMDNCGTLPDFGNFCITKEDGECIDMFDYYKGTEILMKHAKAVSAKSYDFDANGNETTLDYERLLQIVKDAGYTGYIGIEYEGERLSEEEGIQATKDLLINASKKLK; encoded by the coding sequence ATGAATAAAAATTTATTTTTTGCATTGACTGCATTGTTTCTTATAACAACATCAATTACATCTTGTAAAAAGGCGAGTCCAACATCAGAAAATCAAGAAGAACCTACCCAAGTAAAAGAGCCTGGACCCTTTTTTAAAATATCATTAGCACAATGGTCTTTAAACAAGGCAATTCGAAATGAAAAAACATTAGACCCAATGGATTTTGCTCAAAAGGCCAAAGAATTAGGTTTTGAAGGCATTGAATATGTAACTCAATTATATAATGAGCAGTTAAAAACGATGGGCATGGAAGCTCTTCAAGATTCTTTAAAAGCAAAAAGTACCACCTATGGTGTTCAAAACGTTTTGATTATGGTTGATGGAGAAGGAAACTTAGCTTCATCAAATGAAAAAGAAAGAAACGAAGCTATTGAAAATCACAAAAAATGGGTCGATGCCGCTGCATTTTTAGGTTGTCATTCCGTTCGTGTTAATTTAAGTGGAGCTACTGAAAAAGAGGCTTGGATAGAGGCTTCAGTAAAAGGCTTAGGTGATTTAGCAAAATATGGAGCAAGTAAAAACATCAATGTTATTGTAGAAAACCATGGAGGTTTATCTTCAAACGCAGATTTATTAAGTGAGGTTATGACGAAGATAAATATGGATAACTGTGGCACGCTACCTGATTTTGGTAATTTTTGTATTACCAAAGAAGATGGAGAATGTATTGATATGTTTGATTATTATAAAGGCACTGAAATACTAATGAAACATGCCAAAGCAGTAAGTGCAAAATCTTACGATTTTGATGCTAATGGAAATGAAACGACTTTAGACTATGAACGCTTGTTACAAATAGTTAAAGATGCTGGATATACTGGTTATATTGGTATAGAATATGAAGGTGAACGTCTAAGCGAAGAAGAAGGTATACAAGCCACAAAAGATTTATTGATCAATGCTTCAAAAAAATTAAAATAA
- a CDS encoding MFS transporter, which translates to MNEINKKRLFYASCTALLVTAMTFAIRARLETVFGPEGVGLTLEQIGYAFTPAFWGFTLAMLFGGPLVDIIGIKKITWIAFIMHAIGIVWTIMAKDMSSLFIATLFVGIGNGMVEAALNPMIASMYPENKTKMLNRFHVWFPGGIAIGGVMGWLVMDVMELSWQVMVGVLFIPLVIYAFMFLGQKFPVTERVQLGVSTSNMFKSLGKPLFIFMAVCMMLTAASELGTTQRIESLLKESGTVPLLVLVFINGIMAFGRAFAGPVIHKLSPSGMLLFSAIFTFIGLWLLTITSGGMIFAAAAVFAVGVTFFWPTMLGFVAEYLPETGALGLSIMGGLGMLSVSIVLPIMGKLMDEASAHEALRTMSILPAILIAAFIGLFIYMKNRKTKTIKE; encoded by the coding sequence ATGAATGAAATAAATAAAAAAAGGCTTTTTTATGCCTCGTGTACGGCCTTATTAGTAACCGCCATGACTTTTGCAATTAGAGCTAGACTTGAAACCGTTTTTGGACCAGAAGGTGTTGGTTTAACGTTAGAACAAATTGGATATGCTTTTACACCAGCTTTTTGGGGATTTACGTTAGCGATGCTTTTTGGAGGACCATTGGTTGATATTATTGGAATTAAAAAGATAACATGGATAGCATTTATTATGCATGCTATTGGAATTGTTTGGACTATAATGGCCAAAGACATGTCGTCTTTATTTATTGCCACTTTATTTGTTGGCATAGGAAATGGAATGGTTGAAGCCGCATTAAACCCTATGATAGCATCAATGTACCCTGAAAACAAGACAAAAATGTTAAATCGTTTTCATGTTTGGTTTCCTGGCGGCATCGCGATTGGTGGGGTAATGGGATGGCTTGTTATGGATGTTATGGAGCTGAGTTGGCAAGTAATGGTAGGCGTATTATTTATTCCTTTAGTTATATATGCTTTTATGTTTTTAGGACAGAAATTCCCAGTTACTGAACGTGTACAACTAGGTGTAAGTACTAGCAATATGTTTAAAAGCCTTGGCAAACCCTTATTCATTTTTATGGCAGTGTGTATGATGCTTACAGCTGCATCTGAATTAGGTACCACACAACGTATTGAATCACTCTTAAAAGAATCTGGAACAGTACCTTTATTAGTATTAGTATTTATAAATGGAATTATGGCTTTTGGAAGAGCATTTGCTGGTCCAGTAATTCATAAATTAAGTCCATCAGGTATGTTGTTATTTTCTGCCATTTTCACCTTTATCGGATTGTGGTTGCTTACCATAACTTCTGGAGGAATGATTTTTGCAGCAGCAGCAGTTTTCGCCGTTGGAGTAACTTTTTTCTGGCCTACCATGTTGGGATTTGTTGCCGAATATTTACCAGAAACTGGGGCCTTAGGCTTATCTATTATGGGAGGTTTAGGAATGCTATCTGTATCTATTGTATTGCCAATTATGGGAAAATTAATGGACGAAGCTAGTGCACATGAAGCACTTAGAACCATGTCTATATTACCTGCAATTTTAATCGCTGCATTTATTGGGCTTTTCATTTATATGAAAAACAGAAAAACAAAAACAATAAAAGAATAA
- a CDS encoding Gfo/Idh/MocA family protein produces the protein MPKKIKLGILGGGGDSLIGVLHRIASHINDNYEIVGAVFNPDLGESIKFAKEIDIPTNRIYNDFETLVEEELKLPKEERIQVCSILTPNFLHFPMAKKLLENGFHVICEKPMTTTYDEAKILQKLLDKSNLVFAVTHTYTGYPMTRQMREMIKSGALGKIQKVDAQYYQGWINPIIHDKSKRGSTWRLDPEKSGISCCMGDIGVHAFNMIEFTTGLQIKSILADLNYLYDDNKMDIDGTVLVRFEGNAKGVIRSSQIATGEENGLTIAVYGDKGALKWEQENPNFLYAMSDDKPVQIYKPGHAYNSELSLDGTKLPPGHPEGIFDAMANIYLGVARAIRGEKYNSGEFPTMNDGVRGLNFIESTVKSHQQGNSWVNLIK, from the coding sequence ATGCCAAAAAAAATAAAACTCGGAATTTTAGGTGGTGGCGGTGATTCTTTAATCGGCGTATTACATCGTATTGCCTCACATATAAATGATAATTATGAAATTGTGGGAGCGGTTTTTAATCCCGATCTTGGTGAAAGCATAAAATTTGCTAAAGAAATAGACATTCCCACCAACAGGATTTATAATGATTTTGAAACTTTAGTTGAGGAAGAGTTAAAACTACCCAAAGAAGAAAGGATTCAGGTGTGTTCTATTTTAACACCTAACTTTTTACACTTTCCAATGGCTAAAAAATTGTTAGAAAATGGTTTTCATGTGATCTGTGAAAAGCCAATGACAACAACCTATGATGAAGCTAAAATTTTACAAAAATTATTAGATAAATCCAATTTAGTGTTTGCGGTTACCCATACATATACAGGTTACCCAATGACACGTCAAATGCGTGAAATGATAAAATCTGGTGCACTTGGAAAAATTCAAAAAGTAGATGCTCAGTATTATCAAGGTTGGATTAATCCAATTATTCACGATAAATCAAAACGAGGTTCCACATGGAGATTAGACCCTGAGAAATCTGGAATTAGTTGTTGCATGGGAGATATTGGTGTGCACGCTTTTAATATGATTGAGTTTACAACAGGCTTGCAAATAAAATCAATTTTAGCGGACCTCAATTATTTATATGACGACAATAAAATGGATATTGACGGTACTGTTTTAGTGCGATTTGAAGGTAATGCCAAAGGGGTAATTCGCTCAAGTCAAATAGCAACTGGAGAAGAAAATGGCTTAACCATTGCCGTTTACGGAGACAAAGGAGCATTGAAATGGGAACAAGAAAATCCTAATTTTTTATATGCTATGAGTGATGATAAACCCGTGCAAATATATAAACCTGGACATGCTTACAATTCTGAATTATCGTTAGATGGCACCAAATTACCACCTGGACATCCAGAAGGTATTTTTGACGCTATGGCTAACATTTATTTAGGTGTAGCCAGAGCAATTAGAGGTGAGAAATACAATTCAGGAGAATTTCCAACAATGAATGACGGTGTTCGTGGACTGAATTTTATAGAAAGTACTGTAAAATCTCATCAACAAGGAAATAGTTGGGTAAATTTGATCAAATAA
- a CDS encoding sugar phosphate isomerase/epimerase family protein, translating to MKTIKGPAVFLAQFMGDTAPFNSLDGLCKWASDLGYKGIQIPTWETRLIDIDKAAESKTYCDELKGKINSYGLEITELSTHLQGQLVAVHPAYDIMFDGFAPDKVKNNPKARTEWAVQTVKNAAIASKHLGLNAHATFSGSLLWHTMHPWPQRPPGLVEMGFEELAKRWLPILDVYDENGVDVCYEIHPGEDLHDGDTFERFLKATGNHKRVNILYDPSHFVLQQLDYLAYIDHYHEFIKSFHVKDSEFNPTGKKGAFGGYNNWVDRAGRYRSLGDGQIDFKTIFSKLTQYECDVWAVMEWECCIKSPEQGAKEGAIFINNHIIEATEKAFDDFAGADIDKEKLKRILGIE from the coding sequence ATGAAAACAATAAAAGGACCTGCAGTATTCTTAGCTCAATTTATGGGCGACACTGCTCCGTTTAATTCTTTAGATGGTTTATGTAAATGGGCAAGCGATTTAGGATATAAAGGCATTCAAATCCCCACTTGGGAAACTAGGTTAATTGATATTGATAAAGCTGCAGAAAGTAAAACCTATTGTGATGAATTAAAGGGTAAAATTAATAGTTATGGTTTAGAAATTACGGAACTCTCTACGCATTTACAAGGGCAGTTGGTTGCCGTACACCCTGCCTATGATATTATGTTTGATGGTTTTGCACCAGATAAGGTAAAAAACAATCCGAAAGCAAGAACAGAATGGGCGGTACAAACGGTTAAAAACGCAGCCATTGCGAGTAAACATTTAGGCTTAAATGCTCATGCTACTTTTTCAGGATCTTTACTATGGCATACAATGCATCCTTGGCCTCAAAGACCTCCAGGATTAGTAGAGATGGGCTTTGAAGAATTAGCAAAACGATGGTTACCTATTTTAGATGTTTATGACGAAAATGGTGTAGATGTTTGCTATGAAATTCACCCAGGAGAAGACCTCCATGACGGCGATACTTTTGAACGCTTTTTAAAAGCTACCGGCAATCACAAACGTGTTAACATTTTATATGACCCCTCACATTTTGTGCTGCAACAATTGGATTATTTGGCATATATAGATCATTATCATGAATTCATTAAATCTTTTCATGTAAAAGATTCTGAATTTAATCCGACAGGAAAAAAAGGAGCTTTTGGTGGCTACAATAATTGGGTAGACAGAGCTGGCAGATATCGTTCTCTCGGAGATGGGCAAATAGATTTTAAAACAATTTTCTCTAAACTTACACAATACGAATGTGATGTTTGGGCGGTAATGGAATGGGAATGCTGTATTAAAAGCCCGGAACAAGGAGCCAAAGAAGGTGCTATTTTCATTAATAATCATATTATAGAAGCTACAGAGAAAGCTTTTGATGATTTTGCCGGAGCTGATATTGACAAGGAAAAATTAAAAAGAATTTTGGGCATTGAATAA
- a CDS encoding 3-keto-disaccharide hydrolase — protein sequence MKKITILLLAVLTFSSCKNEKKETELNDEAKTKSDLNKETKDNWIVLFDGSSLDAWRGYLMDSVPSGWSIQDNTLAFTPGNGEGQDIITKEKFENFELSIDWKISEGGNSGIFWSVLEDKNAKIYESALEVQVLDNERHPDAKAGTSHQAGALYDLVSPTSNVVHPAGEWNTAVIKINHNTNEGSSTLNGTLVATFPLQGEKWDEMIANSKFKNWTNFGKIHNGYLGLQDHGNKVWFRNIKIKKL from the coding sequence ATGAAAAAAATAACAATACTCTTACTTGCCGTTTTAACGTTTTCATCATGTAAAAATGAAAAAAAAGAAACAGAACTTAATGACGAAGCTAAAACAAAATCTGATTTAAATAAAGAAACTAAAGACAATTGGATAGTTCTTTTTGATGGCAGCTCTTTAGATGCATGGCGAGGATATTTAATGGACAGTGTGCCCTCTGGATGGTCTATACAAGACAATACTTTGGCTTTTACGCCAGGTAATGGTGAAGGTCAAGATATTATTACCAAAGAAAAATTTGAAAATTTTGAGTTATCAATAGATTGGAAAATATCTGAAGGTGGTAATAGCGGAATTTTTTGGAGCGTTTTAGAAGATAAAAATGCGAAAATTTATGAATCTGCATTGGAAGTTCAAGTTTTAGATAATGAAAGACACCCTGATGCAAAGGCTGGCACAAGTCATCAAGCAGGAGCGTTATATGATTTAGTTTCACCAACTTCTAACGTAGTGCACCCAGCTGGAGAATGGAACACAGCCGTTATCAAGATAAATCACAACACCAATGAAGGCTCTTCTACTCTAAATGGCACTCTAGTTGCTACTTTTCCACTTCAAGGAGAAAAATGGGATGAAATGATTGCCAACTCAAAATTTAAAAATTGGACAAATTTCGGTAAAATACATAATGGATATTTAGGTTTGCAAGACCATGGCAACAAAGTATGGTTCAGAAATATAAAAATTAAAAAATTATAA
- a CDS encoding 3-keto-disaccharide hydrolase has translation MIKKLILSVVVLSFFGCKETVKSNDVSESPLDTISNISNQEKEPTKPEETEIWEPKPPKVNLGKNRVPSDAIVLFDGKNLDEWIVAEDSTAAKWILNKDGSMTVNSGSGTLQTKRNFGSIQLHLEWKSPTKILGKGQSRANSGVFIQQRYEVQILDNNDNDTYVNGQVGAIYKQSIPAVNAAVPTGEWNIYDIIFHTPEFDASGKKIKSGTMTVLHNGVLIQDHFEIQGAVAYIGWPTNEPHGKAPIQLQDHNDGSKPSFRNIWVRELKS, from the coding sequence ATGATTAAAAAATTAATTCTTTCAGTTGTTGTTCTGTCTTTTTTCGGATGTAAGGAAACAGTAAAATCAAATGACGTATCTGAATCACCCCTTGACACTATTAGTAACATTTCTAATCAAGAAAAAGAGCCCACCAAACCTGAAGAAACTGAAATTTGGGAACCTAAACCTCCAAAAGTAAACCTCGGAAAAAACAGAGTCCCTTCTGATGCCATTGTGCTTTTTGATGGTAAAAACCTAGACGAATGGATTGTAGCAGAAGATTCTACCGCTGCCAAATGGATTTTAAATAAAGATGGAAGCATGACCGTTAACAGTGGTTCTGGCACTCTACAAACCAAACGCAATTTTGGAAGTATCCAGTTACATCTAGAATGGAAATCGCCTACTAAAATTTTAGGTAAAGGCCAATCTAGAGCCAACAGTGGTGTTTTCATTCAGCAGCGTTATGAAGTACAGATATTAGACAATAACGACAACGACACTTATGTTAACGGACAGGTAGGAGCCATTTATAAGCAATCTATTCCGGCAGTAAACGCTGCCGTTCCCACAGGAGAATGGAACATTTACGACATTATTTTTCATACTCCGGAATTTGATGCTAGTGGTAAAAAAATAAAATCTGGAACAATGACTGTTTTACATAATGGCGTTTTAATTCAAGATCACTTTGAAATTCAAGGAGCAGTAGCCTATATCGGTTGGCCAACCAACGAACCTCATGGAAAAGCTCCCATACAATTACAGGATCATAATGATGGAAGTAAGCCAAGTTTTAGAAATATATGGGTAAGAGAGCTAAAAAGCTAA
- the dtd gene encoding D-aminoacyl-tRNA deacylase, whose product MKAVIQRVSHASVSVDNNIISSINNGLLVLLGITENDTKDDIDWLSKKVLNLRIFNDENDVMNKSLIAIDGELIIVSQFTLLASTKKGNRPSYIKAAKTDVAIPLYNQFISVTEKEFGKKVGTGIFGADMKINLLNDGPVTIVIDTENKI is encoded by the coding sequence GTGAAAGCTGTAATTCAAAGAGTAAGTCATGCCTCTGTAAGCGTTGATAACAACATAATTTCTTCTATTAATAATGGACTATTGGTCTTATTAGGCATCACAGAAAATGACACCAAAGATGACATTGATTGGTTGTCCAAAAAAGTATTGAATCTTAGAATTTTCAATGACGAAAATGATGTTATGAACAAATCGCTCATTGCAATAGATGGAGAACTTATTATAGTCAGCCAATTTACGCTCTTAGCAAGTACAAAAAAGGGAAATAGACCTTCTTATATTAAAGCCGCTAAAACTGATGTTGCAATACCTCTATACAACCAATTCATTTCTGTAACAGAAAAAGAGTTTGGCAAAAAAGTTGGGACTGGCATTTTTGGTGCAGACATGAAAATAAACTTATTGAATGACGGTCCTGTAACTATTGTAATAGATACTGAAAATAAAATTTAA
- a CDS encoding DUF3857 domain-containing protein, protein MYFKQLLLFVTLFSFQFIYSQDFDVSILSIPDSLKQNANSVIRNSSTKIVLESSKKMTVTRSKTITVLNKLGNHNSEIVIHYDSSNDIKNVRAYVYNALGVEIKDIKKRDFIDRSAVDGISLFNDGRLIYYDYVPTTYPYTISYEYELESSNTAFIPRWFPYASYNQGVVKSSYEITYPNDIKIQKAEKNFEHFNIIKSEKPTTIRYEINNSPVIKYEELCPSSLEVMPWLIVASNKFRLENVDGSANNWQEFGKWMYDNLIVSRTALPESTKNKIKQMVTGIDDPVEKAKIIYNYVQEKTRYISVQVGIGGWMPMLATDVDKLGYGDCKALTNYTKSLLDEAGVTSYYAPVYAGGDKKSMEQDVVSVQGNHAFLYVKGNNKDIWLECTSQTVPFGYQGTFTDDRDVLLITPEGGKIKHTGIYKTEDNFQKTNANYSINNDGNIEAGVTINSGGIQYNNHYGLEKQPKRDIEKYYKSNYWSYINNMTVKKYDFSNNKDSVIFNENIELAASKYASFSGDRMLFTINAFNRALEVPKRYRNRKLPFEIARGFIDTDEFKIKLPENYNIEALPNNIKIENKFGSYELNIQKINEKELKYSRIFRLKGGNYNAKEYKAYRDFRKSIAKQDKSKVVLTKAAP, encoded by the coding sequence ATGTATTTTAAACAGTTACTTCTTTTTGTAACCTTATTTTCCTTTCAATTTATTTATTCACAAGATTTTGATGTAAGTATTTTATCTATTCCAGATAGTTTAAAACAAAATGCTAATTCCGTTATACGGAATTCAAGTACTAAAATAGTATTAGAGTCGTCAAAAAAAATGACTGTTACTCGCAGTAAAACAATTACTGTCCTAAATAAGCTCGGGAATCATAATTCTGAAATCGTAATACATTATGACTCATCTAACGACATTAAAAATGTAAGAGCATACGTATACAATGCATTAGGTGTTGAAATAAAAGACATAAAAAAACGCGATTTCATAGACAGAAGTGCCGTTGATGGCATTTCATTATTTAATGATGGCAGACTTATTTATTACGACTATGTTCCAACTACATATCCATATACAATTTCTTATGAATATGAGCTAGAATCTTCAAATACAGCTTTTATACCAAGATGGTTCCCATACGCATCGTATAATCAAGGTGTTGTTAAAAGTAGTTATGAAATCACATATCCTAATGATATAAAAATTCAAAAGGCTGAGAAAAATTTTGAACATTTTAATATCATTAAATCGGAGAAACCAACTACTATTAGGTATGAAATCAACAACTCACCCGTTATAAAATATGAAGAATTATGCCCTTCCTCTTTAGAAGTAATGCCTTGGCTTATTGTTGCCAGCAATAAATTTCGATTAGAAAATGTAGATGGATCTGCCAACAATTGGCAAGAGTTTGGCAAATGGATGTATGACAATTTAATTGTGAGTAGGACTGCATTACCTGAGAGTACGAAAAATAAAATAAAGCAAATGGTTACAGGCATTGATGATCCTGTTGAAAAAGCTAAAATTATATATAACTATGTACAAGAAAAAACTCGGTATATAAGTGTACAAGTGGGTATTGGCGGATGGATGCCTATGCTAGCTACAGATGTAGACAAGTTAGGATATGGAGACTGTAAAGCACTTACTAATTATACAAAGTCTTTACTAGATGAAGCTGGCGTTACCTCTTACTACGCACCCGTTTATGCTGGTGGAGATAAAAAAAGCATGGAACAAGATGTTGTCTCTGTTCAAGGAAATCACGCATTTTTATATGTTAAAGGAAATAATAAAGACATATGGCTTGAATGTACAAGTCAAACAGTACCATTTGGTTATCAGGGAACGTTTACAGATGATAGAGATGTATTATTAATAACACCAGAAGGTGGAAAAATAAAACATACGGGTATATACAAAACCGAAGATAACTTCCAAAAAACAAATGCCAACTATAGCATTAATAATGACGGCAACATTGAAGCAGGTGTCACTATAAATTCAGGAGGTATTCAATATAACAATCATTACGGCTTAGAAAAACAACCTAAAAGAGATATAGAAAAATATTACAAGTCTAACTATTGGTCATATATTAATAATATGACCGTAAAAAAGTATGACTTCTCAAACAATAAGGATAGTGTAATATTTAATGAAAATATTGAGCTCGCCGCCTCGAAATATGCATCTTTCAGTGGTGACCGAATGTTGTTTACTATAAATGCTTTTAATCGAGCATTAGAAGTACCTAAACGTTATCGAAACAGAAAACTTCCATTTGAAATAGCACGTGGTTTTATTGATACGGACGAATTTAAAATAAAATTACCTGAAAATTACAATATTGAAGCCTTACCAAATAACATAAAAATTGAAAATAAATTCGGGAGCTACGAACTAAACATTCAAAAAATTAATGAAAAAGAATTAAAATATAGTCGAATATTTAGGTTAAAGGGAGGCAACTATAATGCAAAAGAATATAAAGCTTACAGAGATTTCAGAAAGAGTATTGCCAAACAAGACAAGTCAAAAGTTGTGCTTACAAAAGCAGCTCCATAA